One genomic segment of Paenibacillus sp. FSL H8-0332 includes these proteins:
- a CDS encoding AbrB/MazE/SpoVT family DNA-binding domain-containing protein has translation MMKSTGIVRKVDELGRVVIPIELRRTLGIGEKDALEIYVDGERIMLKKYEPACIFCGNAENVTYFKGKIVCHECISAIPTPVTN, from the coding sequence ATGATGAAATCAACAGGAATTGTACGTAAGGTAGATGAGCTTGGACGGGTCGTTATTCCAATTGAATTGCGTCGCACGCTAGGCATTGGAGAAAAAGATGCGCTCGAAATTTACGTGGACGGTGAGCGGATCATGCTTAAGAAATACGAACCTGCTTGTATTTTCTGCGGTAATGCTGAGAATGTAACTTACTTCAAGGGTAAAATTGTTTGTCATGAATGCATTTCGGCTATCCCTACCCCTGTGACAAACTAA
- the rsmI gene encoding 16S rRNA (cytidine(1402)-2'-O)-methyltransferase: MTIQCQSSFQNNHDGAKPEGCGCLYLVATPIGNLEDMTYRAVRTLKECDIIAAEDTRQTRKLLSHFEITPSMLFSYHEHNKAASGPELIRYIIEGKNLALVSDAGLPAISDPGADLVALAVSHQIPVIPVPGANAALSALIASGLPTASFTFIGFLPRERKDIRAVLAPLRAAQGTLLFYESPHRVAKTLVHLQEAFGNRRITLARELTKRYEEFLRGSIEECIAWLEEHPPLGEYVIVLEGESKEEAELAESSWWRQLSTGEHVAHYETSGLTRKDAMKKAASDRGLSKRDIYNELLERR, encoded by the coding sequence ATGACCATACAATGCCAAAGCAGCTTTCAAAATAATCATGATGGAGCGAAGCCTGAAGGATGCGGATGTCTGTATCTAGTAGCTACGCCGATCGGCAATCTGGAGGATATGACTTACCGCGCAGTACGCACGCTGAAGGAATGCGATATTATCGCCGCTGAGGATACGAGACAGACGCGTAAGTTGCTGAGCCATTTTGAAATTACACCGTCCATGCTGTTCAGTTATCATGAGCATAACAAGGCCGCCAGCGGACCGGAGCTGATACGCTATATAATAGAAGGTAAAAATCTGGCACTCGTCAGCGATGCCGGTCTGCCGGCGATTTCCGACCCTGGTGCCGATCTGGTAGCTCTGGCTGTCAGTCATCAGATTCCGGTGATTCCGGTACCTGGAGCGAATGCCGCCTTGTCGGCTTTGATTGCCTCAGGATTGCCTACGGCAAGCTTCACGTTCATCGGCTTCCTGCCCAGAGAGCGCAAGGATATAAGGGCTGTTCTGGCCCCTCTGCGTGCTGCCCAAGGAACACTGCTCTTCTATGAATCGCCGCACCGCGTTGCCAAGACACTTGTTCATTTGCAGGAGGCCTTCGGCAACCGCCGGATTACACTGGCCCGTGAGCTGACCAAGCGCTATGAGGAGTTCCTGCGCGGAAGCATCGAGGAGTGCATAGCCTGGCTGGAGGAGCATCCTCCGCTTGGTGAATACGTAATCGTGCTTGAGGGAGAGAGTAAAGAGGAGGCGGAGCTGGCTGAATCTTCCTGGTGGCGCCAGCTTAGTACCGGTGAGCATGTGGCTCATTATGAAACTTCAGGCTTAACGCGTAAGGATGCTATGAAAAAGGCAGCGTCCGACCGCGGCTTGTCCAAGCGCGATATTTATAACGAACTCCTGGAGCGGAGGTAG
- a CDS encoding HD domain-containing protein, whose amino-acid sequence MKQPLSEEKVFKDPVHNYIHVQDTIIWRLINTMEFQRLRRIRQLGTSYLTFHGAEHSRFSHSLGVYEITRRIISQFERSGYKDWIPEERLLTLCAALLHDLGHGPFSHSIEEAFEMDHEDWTCRIILEDTEITAILRDVAEDFPGKVASVISKTYEHEIVVNLVSGPLDADRMDYLLRDAYYTGVNYGTIDIDRILRMLRPYDGRVVVKESGMHAIEDYLMSRYQMYWQVYFHPVTRSSEIILRQILRRAKELVQQEYAFRFMIEPLSDLFSGEVTVAQYLLLDEALMQTAFMQWTLEEDDILSDLCSRFIHRKLYKYVEMEHLDSGTIDEIRRSFDGAGLRPDYDLEIDFPTDLPYDVFRPGDGFDSKQILLLDKYDQLREISEVSDIVRSISGIHRGRYHLYFPQDRLQKALPQLPPSIAEIFAK is encoded by the coding sequence ATGAAGCAACCTTTGTCAGAAGAGAAGGTATTTAAGGACCCGGTTCACAACTACATCCATGTACAGGACACCATTATCTGGAGACTGATCAACACTATGGAGTTCCAGCGCCTGCGGCGTATCCGGCAGCTTGGCACCTCTTACTTAACCTTTCATGGAGCGGAACACAGCCGATTCTCTCATTCTCTAGGTGTATATGAGATTACGCGGAGGATTATCTCCCAATTTGAACGGAGTGGTTACAAGGACTGGATACCGGAGGAAAGACTGCTCACCTTATGTGCGGCGCTGCTGCATGATCTGGGGCATGGCCCATTTTCCCATTCTATAGAAGAAGCTTTCGAAATGGATCATGAAGACTGGACCTGCCGCATCATTCTGGAGGATACGGAGATCACGGCTATTCTGCGCGATGTGGCGGAAGATTTCCCTGGTAAAGTGGCTTCGGTCATCTCCAAAACCTATGAGCATGAAATTGTTGTCAATTTGGTGTCAGGACCGCTGGATGCGGACCGGATGGATTATCTGCTGCGGGATGCGTATTATACAGGGGTGAATTACGGAACCATAGACATCGACCGGATTCTGCGGATGCTTCGCCCTTATGACGGCCGGGTGGTGGTGAAGGAATCAGGGATGCATGCGATTGAGGATTATCTGATGTCACGGTACCAGATGTACTGGCAGGTCTATTTCCATCCGGTAACCCGCAGCTCTGAGATTATTCTGCGGCAGATTCTCCGCCGGGCCAAGGAGCTGGTGCAGCAGGAGTATGCCTTCAGATTCATGATCGAGCCCTTGAGTGATCTGTTCAGCGGAGAGGTGACGGTAGCTCAGTATCTGCTGCTCGATGAAGCCTTGATGCAGACTGCCTTCATGCAGTGGACGCTGGAGGAGGATGACATCCTGAGCGACTTGTGCAGCCGGTTTATCCATCGTAAACTGTATAAATATGTGGAGATGGAGCATCTGGATTCCGGCACCATTGACGAAATCCGCCGCAGCTTCGACGGTGCCGGACTGCGGCCCGATTATGACCTGGAAATTGATTTCCCCACCGATCTTCCTTATGATGTGTTCCGTCCGGGAGACGGGTTTGACAGCAAGCAGATTCTGCTTCTGGACAAGTATGACCAGCTGAGGGAAATCTCCGAGGTTTCGGATATTGTACGCTCTAT